One part of the Alosa alosa isolate M-15738 ecotype Scorff River chromosome 4, AALO_Geno_1.1, whole genome shotgun sequence genome encodes these proteins:
- the LOC125293596 gene encoding sodium-dependent lysophosphatidylcholine symporter 1, producing the protein MTTDIDTACDPTEIGDEHRKVAPGIPFYRKLCYAVGGMPYQMTGNAKGFFMQIFLLDVVQMNPFNVSFILFLGRAWDAITDPLVGYAVSKSGRTRIGKLIPWIVFTTPFGVLSYVMLWFTPQATMTPATSFCWYFLWCCLFDTFMSCYHVPYSSLNMFLGGGQRDRDSATGYRMGMEVFATLAGAAIQGQIVGVYHAKRAQDCSMLNQSDSLRLNHSSPSNNNTVSPLTDTLQNTRRAYVVAAVILAALYFVCCVVLFLGVKEQLAPLSKLDRMQVPYLTGMRMVWGHTPYVWLVFGFLFSSLAFQLSQGNLALFCTHAAGMGRYFQHLVLILLTSATLAIPLWQLVLVRVGKKTTIFIGLSFYMPALAVIGTVNSQLVVFILMSMLAGSSLAALYLLPWSMLPDVVDDFKLKNPSCSDLEPMFYSFFVFFNKFGGGMAAGVSTLALYFAGYKPGACKHNEVVITTLRVLSAPVPIALIVVGMGLFYFYPINEKRRQEIQCALKQAVNGDTVREDFPL; encoded by the exons ATGACAACAGATATTGATACTGCATGCGATCCCACTGAGATTGGAGATGAACATCGTAAG GTTGCTCCTGGTATCCCTTTTTATAGAAAACTGTGCTATGCAGTTGGAGGAATGCCATATCAGATGACAGGCAATGCCAAAGGTTTCTTCATGCAGATATTCTTACTGGATGTTGTGCAG ATGAACCCCTTCAATGTGTCTTTCATTCTGTTCCTCGGTCGGGCCTGGGATGCCATCACCGACCCCCTGGTGGGCTACGCCGTCAGCAAGAGCGGCCGGACACGTATCGGCAAGCTCATCCCATG GATTGTGTTCACCACACCTTTTGGGGTTCTGTCTTACGTCATGCTGTGGTTTACCCCTCAGGCCACCATGACTCCTGCCACAAGCTTCTGCTGGTATTTCCTCTGGTGTTGTCTGTTTGACACCTTCATGAGT TGCTATCATGTTCCATACTCTTCACTCAACATGTTCCTTGGTGGAggccagagagatagagactctGCAACTGGATACC ggaTGGGAATGGAGGTCTTTGCGACGCTGGCTGGCGCAGCCATTCAGGGTCAGATTGTTGGGGTGTACCATGCAAAGAGAGCCCAAGACTGCAGTATGCTGAACCAGAGTGATTCTCTGCGTCTAAACCACTCTTCCCCGTCCAACAATAACACTGTCTCGCCGCTCACAGACACCCTGCAGAACACA AGGAGGGCCTACGTGGTTGCCGCGGTGATCTTGGCTGCGCTGtactttgtgtgttgtgtggtgctgTTCCTGGGAGTCAAAGAGCAGCTGG CTCCGCTGAGTAAACTGGACCGCATGCAGGTGCCGTACCTGACTGGGATGAGGATGGTGTGGGGACACACACCCTACGTCTGGCTGGTCTTCggtttcctcttctcctctctggcttTCCAG CTGTCTCAGGGTAACCTTGCTCTCTTCTGCACCCATGCTGCCGGGATGGGCAGGTACTTCCAGCACCTCGTACTCATTCTCCTG ACCTCGGCCACGCTGGCCATCCCTCTGTGGCAGTTGGTGCTGGTGAGAGTTGGCAAGAAGACGACCATATTCATCGGCCTATCT TTTTACATGCCGGCCCTGGCGGTGATCGGCACTGTAAACAGTCAGCTGGTGGTCTTCATTCTGATGTCCATGTTGGCTGGCTCTAGTCTTGCTGCACTCTacctgttgccatg GTCAATGCTGCCAGATGTGGTGGACGACTTTAAGCTGAAAAACCCGTCCTGCTCAGACCTGGAACCCATGTTCTATTCCTTCTTCGTCTTCTTCAACAAGTTTGGAGGAGGCATGGCGGCAGGAGTCTCCACGCTAGCTCTTTA TTTTGCAGGCTACAAGCCGGGGGCGTGCAAGCACAATGAGGTGGTGATCACCACGCTGCGGGTGCTCTCTGCCCCCGTGCCCATTGCTCTGATCGTGGTGGGCATGGGACTCTTCTACTTTTACCCTATCAACGAGAAACGGCGGCAGGAAATACAATGTGCCCTCAAGCAGGCTGT